TATCGAATACCGAAGAGGTTTTATCATTGATCGTGAAAATATCAACCGCCGTGATAAAAATGGTTTGAAACAAGGAACGTGGAAGTTTTTTTATGCTGATGGTAAAGTAAAAACAGAAGGTACTTACCGTGATGATAAACGAAATGGATATTTTAAAGAATATGACGATAAAGGGATATTAACTGACATCTCAAAATTTGTGAATGATGTAAAGCAGGAAGAAGTACCTGAACTTGCAAGACTTGATGTTAAAACAGATTATTATCCTGATGGAAAAGTAAAAACAGTAGCTAGTTATAAAGGAAATGTTCCCGAAGGAATCAGACGTGAATATAACGAAAACGGACAAGTAACAGACTCATACACATATCGTAATGGAAAAATTATCGCAGAGGGCATAATTGACGATGAAGGGATTAAAGATGGTCCCTGGAAAGAGTATTATGAAGATGGGCAGCTTCGTTCGGAAGGAAACTACAGACAAGGAAAAAAAATAGGAAAATGGAAATATTTTCACCAGAACGGAAATCTGGAACAGGAAGGCAACTACAATAATCAGGGTAATGCCGACGGAAACTGGGTGTGGTATTATGACAACAATACGCTGTTGCGCGAAGAATCATTTTTAAACGGACAATCAGAAGGTTTGTTTGCCGAATACGATGAAAACGGAAAAGTCATTATTCAGGGCGAATATGTTGACGGACTTGAAGAAGGATTATGGAAGTATCAGCTTGGTGATCACAGGGAAGAAGGAACCTACCGCGGAGGCATGAGAAACGGAGAATGGAAATATTTTTATGATGATGGCAAGTTGGCTTTTCAGGGATCTTTTATTGATGACAATCCCAATGGACGTCATATTTGGTATTGGCCTGATGGCAAAAAAAAGGACGAAGGCGAATTTATCAATGGCATGAAAACCGGCGATTGGATTCAATATAATCAGGATGGAACAACTTTTCTGGTTATCAGCTATCAAAATGGTATTGAGAAAAAATATGATGGCGTAAAAATAAAGCCTGAATTTACAGAATAGTTTGTTGGTTTATTTTTCATTTTCCTGTTTTTGCATGACTTTTTATTAATACACATCAAGATGAAAAACAAAGCATTATATGGTTTGATGTCTGCCTTGTTTATTTCAGGTGGATTATACGCTCAAACCCTCAAGGAAATACCCTTGAAAAAACCTGATATTCATTCGGGAAAACCATTGATGACAGCCTTAATGGAGCGAAGCAGTCATCGCGAGTTTGACAGCAGACAATTATCTGAAGAACATTTATCAGGACTGCTTTGGGCAGCTTGTGGCATTAACAGGCAGGAATCAGGAAAACGCACAGCTCCATCATCCATGAACTTTCAGGATGTACAGTTATATGTTTTGATGCAAAGTGGTATTTATCTTTACAACGAAGCCAATCATAAGCTATCATTAGTAAAGGAGGGTGATTACCGGGCGATGGCCGGTAAACAGGATTTTGTAGCTACAGCCCCTGTAAATTTGGTTTTGGTATCAGATTACAGCCGGATGGAGAAGGCAGAAGAAAAAGAAAAGGAATTTTATTCAGCCATTGATGCCGGATTTATTTCTCAGAACATTTATCTGTACTGTGCTTCAGAAGGACTCAATACCGTTGTAAGAGCTTACATCGATCGCGAAAATTTACATCAAATCATGCAATTAAAGCCTGAGCAACATGTAATTGTTTCTCAAACAGTTGGCTATAAGCCCTGATTAAGCAGATGATGTTCATCTGGTAAGGTAGTATCTTTTGTATGTACCATAACTTCCACCCGAACCTCCCGGAATAGTTTCGCGGCGCCATCCCGAAATAATAATTTTCTTGTCATCCAGCACATCCAGCTTCAGGTACATATCATAGGCACCTACAACAAAATCGTGGTAAGGAAGTGAAAAGAAAAGAGTAATTGTTCCATCGCTGCCTGAATTGAAATTATATGGAACCCAGGCAGCTGTATCTGTATAATTTATTCCGTTTTTTGAATAACGGTGAATCATAAAGCCAGCACCATAGCCAGGCAAAGTCTGATTCGGTTTTTGAAATTCAATTGTACCGGATTTTACACTTATTGAATCACTGGTAATTGTGCTAATACCTCCACTCAGCACATCTGTTTTGGCAACCAGTGTATCAACATTCCATACACCTCCTTCTGTAAAAATTCTGATTGTTTTTTCAGTGGTGCTTTCTGTTTTAAGTTCATCTACTACTTCGCACGAAGAAATGATGAATATTATTATCAGTAAAAAACAGTACTTAAACTGACTTTTATCTTTTTTCCGATTCATATCTGCAGGTTTACTACAAAGATGATACAAGAATTTTCAGTTGAAAATACCTATTGTTAGGGATATTTTGTGAGTTATAATACCGATAAATACAGGCAACCTGAACAACATTCGAAATTATAACCCAATCAATTGGGCAGGAAATTCAGGATGAATCAAAACCCCAAAAATAAAAATTAACCGATGCTGACAATTGGCCATGGGGTAGCCTTTTCCCAGGCTCCTTTGGTAAAATCAGGCACTTCTATAAGCTGGCTTCTGTTATTGACCGACATTTCACTCAGCTGAACAATTGAGGACCAAGTAGCGGCATCATAAACATCCTGATCAAGAGGGAGGCCATTACGCAAACAATAAATAAGGCGGTAATCCATGATAAAATCCATACCACCATGACCACCCACCTGGCGCGCTTTTTCACCGATTTGTCTGGCTAACGGGTGTTCATATTCTGACAGAAGAGTATCAAGTTCATTGGATTGAAGAAACTTGTGAGCGTTGGGTTCAAGTGCAATGGCTTGCTGCGGATATTTTCTGGCCAATCCTTTTGTTCCGCTAATAAGATGCAGACGGCTATATGGCCTAGGACTTGTTGTATCGTGTTGTATCAGGAGATTACGACCTTTAACTGTTT
The genomic region above belongs to Lentimicrobiaceae bacterium and contains:
- a CDS encoding SagB/ThcOx family dehydrogenase encodes the protein MKNKALYGLMSALFISGGLYAQTLKEIPLKKPDIHSGKPLMTALMERSSHREFDSRQLSEEHLSGLLWAACGINRQESGKRTAPSSMNFQDVQLYVLMQSGIYLYNEANHKLSLVKEGDYRAMAGKQDFVATAPVNLVLVSDYSRMEKAEEKEKEFYSAIDAGFISQNIYLYCASEGLNTVVRAYIDRENLHQIMQLKPEQHVIVSQTVGYKP